aaaagaaacacaattCTGTAACTACTAAAACAGAATGAGATTATAATTGACATAATCAGCTAACTGACAAACTACTCATGCAAACTAGACATATTTTCACATACAACATTCTCCCAACCAGGGATGTGTTTAGGACAACTGCAAAAGTTTGATTATTAAAATAGCCaattattgttataattgattatagtcaaaattcatttttgtttaagttCGTTGAAAAGTgatttaaaagataattcaCTATGTTTAGAAACGacaaaaaatcatttaaaacaataaaaagagaactGTGAAGCTAAGGAGGAAAAGAACAGTtcgaaaataatattaaactacAAAATTTCAGATGCttcacaaaatatttacaaaaaacaaaaactttacAAATTGTACTTATTATCTTGGACCCAGCTTATTTTGCAAACAATTAACGCAATTTCATTGATCTCAAAAATGCTCTAAGAGATTGCAATTTAAAAGACAAAATCAAAGTTAGCGATTCAACAACGTATTTTGTTCCACCACAAAGATACAACAAGTTCCATCAGACTACTTTACCAATAAAACAGACACAAATAACCGAAAAACTCTGAAAATGtcgacaaaaaaattaattcaagtTTGCTGGTCATATATCACAAATGTATTTTGACTCTTCAGATATTACAAATAAGaattaattgaaattgaaaactACCTTGAAGATAAAAGGCTCGATATCCTCTACCACTACTTCCTCTAAGCTAGGATCCCCAACAAGTCCAAAAAACTGTGCTCTAAACACAGGAGATCGTGCCGCAAGTATTAACTTATGAGCTTTGAAGCTCTCGCTTTTAACCTTGAAAACTATGTCGCAACAAACCTCTGAGTCCAGCAAGTCCTTAAAATTTCGGCCCATGTCTGACAGTGGCACAATAACACCCTGTTTAGATCCCTCAAAACGAGTTTTGACAACACCAACAGTGCAATGCATGACAAGGCAATCATCTTTTAGATACTCCGAAGTTTCCAGTAGAGTTCTTCTGAAGAAACGCTTGTAACCCCTGAAATGAGCACATAAACGTTTTAATTGCAGGAAACACCCAAAAACCATACACAATAACATTTTATCCCCCATcccaaaaaaattaagaaagtcAAATATAGGTAACTAAAATTacattaactaattttaaatgCATTCATGCTTTCAGACGATATTCTCACTCAAAAACATCTTGTATGATAGCACAAAATTTAAACTCCTAAACCCCAACTAAACTGaatacaataacaaaacaaaaggcAAAGAATGCTGAACAAGTTGAAGGTATTATAAACTGCCATTATACTTCAACATGTAAGGATCACTCCTGAGAATGTGGTCAAAAGTTAACAACAGAAACCAACAAGACTAGAGATAAAAACCTTCTGTCCAGTGGTCAAAAAGCTTGAAAATCATATCACAAACAAAGCTATATTTAGGTGTAAAAAATAAGTAACTCAATCCCTGTATTTAATAAACACCACAGATATAGTCATGCATTTTGTTCATGTAAAATCACTCCTACTCTGCTTCAATTTACTCCTTTCAGGaattaaaatgacaaaaaaaaaataacaatcgAAGCACATGATTCGAGCTCCAAAAACTGAACACGTAAACAAATTAAGGAACTATGTTTTGTCCTATCTACAAAGTAGCAGTGCACTTTAGACTGTCAGTGCATTTATAACCATCGATTAAATAGTTGACGATCAAAATTACTATTAAACATGATACGTACACACATAAAACAAGCAAGTTATAAGGCTACTAAACTCTCATCATTTGACATGCCAACGCCACTCaattcaaaaccctaaaccctagaGTTTCTAAACATCACCATTCCCCACAGCTAACCATTATCCCAATTTCAAAATTGAGGGAGTGAATTGATGATACCAACCACATGCTGCCTCTATACTTCAAGGTGTACGGTCCACCATCAAGAGGCCTATCGAAATGGCTATGAACCTTATCGTTCCCCTTCTCACTCTGATCCACCAGCGTCAACTTGAACAGAGCCCTAACGTCAGTTCCATCGCTTGCGAGAGCTATGAAGACCGATACGTACATGGAATTGTCCTCGGGGTTCTTCCCGTCAGGGTAGAAGTAAATTGCCCAATCGTAACCACCGACGCTAAATGTGTCGCTCATGATGTACTTCCCAGCACCCATCCCCTTTGCGAGAGAGTACCCCTTTATCGTGAATTGGTGCGACCCATTCACCGTTTCGCTGATCGAGCGCGAACACGAAGAGCCCTCCGAGAAGGGCTTGAAATCCCCCATCCGGTCCTCCTCCAATTCCGCCATCGCAAAACCCTAGCGACGGTGGCGCATCGATGAGTGGGGGCGAAACCCTAATTCCCCGAATTGGGGCGAGGAGAAATGGAATTGGGCACAGTGATGGCGGAATTAGGGAAAGAGAGAGAGGAATAAGGAGTTACGTTAGAAATACGAAAGCTATGTGTAGCTGTGTTACGGTTTGAGGTtttagagaagaaagaaagagaaaatagtTAAATGAGGTAAGAGAGATGTAAGGTAACAAAAATCCAGAACACAACAACCTAACGAGACGCCGATATCGTATTTATATGATTCTACTACTGCCAGCCACCGCTAACTCCTTATAACACGCTATCCCACTTTCCTTTTCACACCCCCTACCCCTTGCCACACCCActtcttctttcaaaattaCTAAATATATTCATCGGAATTATTTTGTTCCATCGCAACGCAGGTCTAAATTACTATATATCTTgacttaaatataaataataaataattagatatCATTGTAAacttgtaaaaattatttttatatttataaatcgATTTAACATCAAtcttttatcaaaaataattttaaattcaaaataaacatataaaaatattaagaatattacacatcatatgtatatatacacgaaaaaatatattaaatcccAGATCTATTCAACctattatgtaataaaaaaaagtaatagttaatatagaataattatataaaactaaGTTGAATAggcataatttatttaaataaaaaataattagaaaaatatgcATCGAGTATGACATTGCCTCACTTGTGTGGCATCATCTTTTCACTTAATCAAGTTtgcaaaataaaatgtattccAAAGTATACAtgatttctattattattttttaagaaagtgagatattttaagatattatataaaatttaatttttgcattgtatttaatataaaactgaGGTATACGAGTTTTCTTATATCGTTACATGAGTGAAGATATTGTAAGAGAAAGGAAAGTCAccttatttcttttttgttattcAAGCATTTATAGcttcatattttatataattttaattttttaattttaaataataacttatatttcataatagtaataatatcttatttaaattaatcgCTCACTCACTTTAGTTTCTAccaatcttattttatttcaatataattttactattttaaattcttttttattttaaataataaatcacgtttcattttaatataatccagcttattatattttattttaacttattttatgattagtaataaaatggtaattttttaattataacaattaaaatatttttttaatctattaaacaAATCACatcttttacaaatttttatcttaatctcttaattttttttatcatttttcttttcgtATAAACAACATCATTTTgacctttctttcttttcaatttcactttctaaaatttgtatttaGAAATAATCACACGTCCTCCTCTGGTATAAAATCATCTTACATTTTGAGgataatcttttattattattttgcttttaaaataaaacttctttttcttatttacaCTTAAATAAGTTTGACTAATGTAATTAAAATGTAGTATTAATTGTTATCAccatataaaaaagttatgtaaatttaattagaattagaCTTACATATGTcctctacttttttttttcttatatagatcactttttgaattttattaatgtGACTAGATCATTAATGTTTTGTTCACTTAGAATGAATTTGGGGGAAAGTAattgaggagatttgagagaatttgaaggtaattttttttgttgttgtttatttgactgaatttggaggtaaatgataATGGATTTAgaaagatttgattgatgtgacaaattaaaaaaatttacttccaaattcactctcacttccTTCCAAATTGATGTGACAAcgtttaagattttttttcttcttcaaattatACCGTAAGTACAATTTctattgttaaataaaatacatgaaTATCCAAAATCCCTCATTTTCTATTGTTAAATCTAaggttatatttttagttttattttcatagagccatttttaaatcaatttttccaattttttcttAACGTattaaatctattaaattataGTTACCAAACaaataactataatttaattatttattattttgtgtttaaatattattagttaacatcattataaatttatttattcaacactctaatattaaaaatggaaaaatgttataaaaattatcaatattaaaaagttatctCTTcgttttttacatgtttttgaattacatatgatatttttttatttattttgaattgtttatagagtttaacattattttaatgtaacttttatctaaatttcaattaaaaaaattataattttatatttaaaataaaaatttataattaaataagtcaataaattaacttatttaattcaattatttgaattttttcaagtgaaataaattgaattaactCCTCAACCATGATAAACCGGATCGATTCTACGCCGGTTAGCCGTTTTGACTGCTGTACTTCTTAGAAAATCTTGCATTAAAAAGGGAACTTTGCTACGTTGATGTCCCCATGAAAACAAAAGTCTGTAATTAGCTGCAAAAACACATAGTCACtgcacttttcttttttcatgtaAGAAGTCTGCAGTAAACACCGGACAGAAAGGAGAAATTTTAAGCAGAACCCATTATTTGCGGATTCATGAATTGAAACGTGAAATCCCCAATGACTGGCGATTTTCTTCGGACTCTGCTCTCTCTCAAGATCGccgtcttcttcttcatcgccGTCACCTTCTTCTACTTTGGCAAACATTGGTCCGATGGCTACAACCAGCTCGTGTTCTTCACCACTCAACGTTCCGACCCAGATCCGAACACGAGCCCGGTCGTTACCATGTCGCCGAATTACGCTAAATCCTTTAACCTCTCCGCCCTTATTGACCAGAACATAACCCAACCGGTGCCGGAAAATGCCCCGCCGCCTCCGCTGCCGGAGGTGTCGATCGAGCAAATGGGAATCCTGAACAATAATGGGACGATGACCAAGGAGTTCGAGGTGGGGGATTTCGAACCCGGTATGGTGGATCAGTGGGTGAACGAGTCCCAGGTTGAGAGGGAAGGTTCTGCTTCTAATTCTAAATTGGGGAGGAAAAAGTTTGGGTTGTGCTCGCGCGAGATGAGGGAGTATATACCTTGTTTGGATAACGAGGACGCGATTCGGAAGCTGCCTTCCACGGAGAAAGGGGAGAGGTTCGAGCGGCATTGCCCCGTGCAAGGTCAAGGGTTGAATTGCTTGGTTCCTGCACCCACTGGATACCGTACTCCTATTCCATGGCCCAGAAGCCGAGATGAGGTCAAAACGTcgcctttttgtttttttctcttccaGTTTAGCCAGATGGATGTTTCGAGATTCAATTAGGAggattttaaatttggttttgtttttttaagagATAAAGCCTAGATACTGTTATATAGCtgcttttgatatttttctcCTGTCATAGTTATAATTTCACCTTAGTTTTCCAATGTCATTATCAAGATGAAGCTTCTATTTTGATAGGAGAACAGCGTCAAAAGCTCTAATATAACTTAAGATATCCTTTTTCTTTAGGTTTTCATGAATATAAGTTTTTTGTGTAGGTATGGTTCAATAATGTTCCTCATACACGTCTTGTTGAAGATAAAGGAGGCCAAAACTGGATTTCTAGAGACAAGGATAAGTTTAAATTCCCCGGAGGTGGCACTCAGTTTATCCATGGGGCAAATGAATACTTGGACCATATTTCTAAGgttattaattttgttgtttttgtatgctttgattttggttttgccTTACCTTTTTGTTGGGAAGTAGTTGCATCTAAGTGGAATCTGACATGGGATTTTTCTGATTACAGATTATTCCTGAAATTACCTTTGGTAGGCATATACGTGTTGTTCTTGATGTTGGTTGCGGGGTTGCTAGTTTTGGTGCATACTTACTGTCACGGAATGTTGTCACTATGTCTGTTGCTCCCAAAGACGTTCATGAGAATCAGATTCAGTTTGCTCTTGAGCGTGGTGTACCGGCAATGGCAGCAGCATTTGCAACTAGACGATTGTTGTATCCAAGTCAAGCTTTTGACATGATACATTGCTCACGCTGTAGAGTTAATTGGACTAGAGATGGTATgtatttctctttcttatatGATAAGTAACAGGGTCTGGTAGTAACGAGGAGACATGTTATATTGAGAGGTCTGTAATGGCTAATCAACCTATAGAAAGTAAAGAATCCATGTTTGAACTGCCACTTTTCTTGGTAGTGATAtgtaaataacattatttgtgtTATGATGCTTAGAACTTATCTTTATTTGTGATGAAGATGGGATACTGCTGCTTGAAGTAAATAGGATGCTAAGAGCAGGAGGTTACTTTGTCTGGGCTGCCCAGCCAGTTTATAAGCACGAAGAAGTTTTAGAAGAACAGTGGGAAGGTATAGCAATATTTTCTGAAGCTTTTTACAAATAGAGTTTGTCTAACTCTTTATTACCAAGAATGCTGTCTAAACCTATGGTGAATGTAACCTTTGATTTGGTTATCTCCAGAGATGCTTAATCTTACAACTCGACTCTGTTggaattttttgaaaaaagatgGGTACATTGCAGTATGGCAGAAACCAGCTGAAAATAGTTGCTATACAAACCGTGAGGCAGGAAGTAAACCTCCACTGTGTGACCCAACTGATGACCCAGACAGTCTTTGGTATTGTGCTCAGGCCTTCCTGTACATTGATGATTGTACATTTCCATCAATCCAGATGATTATAGCCAGAAGTGGTTTGTAAAATTATTACTGTCATTCTTATACGTGATAGAGTTTTCTGGGATAGAACCAGAGAGTAGAAAATAGATGCATTTTGCTAATATATAGGTTTGCATTCCTTAAAGAAGTAGAAAGAAGCAGAGTAGCATGTTCCTTCATGAACGTTGAAATGTTAAACCAAGTTTTCCATCATAAAGAAAGTTGGATACAATGTTCATTTAGATTAATATTATGAAGTTTTTAGCTCAATTCTAAATTAGGACTGCTGAACTGTAAAAATGACGATGGACTATCTCACCATGATCAATAGATAATTGTAGCAGCCTTTTCTGTCAtcaatttctaattttaatcTGCACTTTCTTCTAATAGTTAAGATTTTTAGAGGGATTACTAAAGCACATGCCAAGTTAGAAACAATAGTCCTTGTTAGGAGAGGGTGAGTTTATGaaaaaaggaataaaacattaaatgcctaACGACCTTAACTGCCTTAGCAATTAGGAGGAGCGGGGTTATTGGTTGTATAAATAGCAAATAAACAATTGTAGTTGGGTGAATTGTTTTGTTCGTAGTTCTAACAGGGTTATCATCCTAAGGGGGGAGTTTAGGCTCTctagagggaggttatgctcccaaaccCAGCCCTTGTAAAGAGATTCTTTTACGGTGAATAATAGCAAAACACATTCTTCCATTGCTATTTCTATCTTTTGAGTGTgttcttgttaggttccaaactcaggaacctaacaattggtccgacctgccggattgAAGTGGGGGTGAAGGATCAAGAAACTGCCGGATCCAAATTGGGCACGAAAACGATAATGGAGAGAAGTACAGAGTGGCGATTGGAGGCAATTGAGATCACTATGGAGGGGATGAAGGCGGAGTCTGCCGCAGTACGAAGGGACTTACAACATATAATGAGGATACTGGGGCTGCAGGTTAATAACACGGAGGGGCAGTCAGACGATAGCTCCGTGAACGAGAATCCACGGCAACGAGAGGAGGATGTTGGAGGCAGAGGTGTAGGCGACCACCAGGAAGATCAGAGACCATGGCGGAAACGGGTGGATTTACCCACATTCAAAGGGCTGGAACCCCTTAGTTGGATCAATAGGGCGGAGCGATTTTTTGATATACAGAAAGTGACAGGACAAGAAGAAAAGGCAGAGGGGCAGTGCGTCTTACTGGTTTAAGTTTTGGAAAGAAAAGGCCAAGAACCGTTCATGGGAAGGCCTTAAGGCAGCCATGGTCAATCGTTTTGGAGGCGGATTCCGGGGGACGATGTTCGAACGATTGGCGACCCTGCGGCAGGAGGGTATTGTGGAAGAGTTCGTTCGCGATTTCAAAATACTGGTAGGGCAAACCAGGGGCGTATCGGAAGAACAAGTGTTGGGCTATTTCCTCGCCGGTTTGCGCGAGGACATCAAGGGGCACATTTGAATTCTTGATCCTCAGGAGCTGACGATCGCGATGAGAATTGCGAGAGACGTGGAGGACGCGGCAATTAGAGCGAGAGGGGGACGTGGGCATGCGACATAGAATTCGCAATCTTGGGGATGAGCGGTCAGGGCAGTGACAAGAAATGAGAACGATTGCCCTGGACCGAACGGAATGGGCGGACCGAACGGAATGGGAGGACCGAGTGTCAACACTACACCGAATGGTATGGGCAGACCGAACAGTATTGGGGAAAGCGACAACAACAGCCGAACGGTGAGGAACCTGCCTTATCCTGAGTTcctgaagagaagagaagaggggcGATGCTTTCGCTGCGggggaccgttcggtcctggTCACCAATGTCCAGAAAGGAGTTTGAGGGTGGTACTCTTAGCAGAGGATGAAGAAGACGATGAAGAGGAGGAtttgccaccacccaagcctcctgaTCAAGCCTACCTATTTCAACCTTGAGCACAAGGTTGTTTCGGCCGAGGTGTAATGTTAGGAGAGGGTGAGTTTATGAGAAaaggaataaaacattaaatgcctaACGGCCTTAACTGCCTTAGCAGTTAGGAGGAGCGGGGTTATTGGTTGTATAAATAGCAAATAAACAATTGTAGTTGGGTGAATTGTTTTGTTTGTAGTTCTAACAGGGTTATCATCCTGAGGGTGAGGTTAGGCTCTctagagggaggttatgctcccaaaccCAGTCCTTGTAAAGAGATTCTTTTACGGTGAATAATAGCAAAACACATTCTTCCATTACTATTTCTATCTTGAGTGTgttcttgttaggttccaaactCAGGAACGGTCCTCCACTCAACCCACCTTGGGAAAAAGATAGacaatatgatataaaaaaacaaaaagaatattaCGTGGTAGtctatataaatgaaaaaaatgattatttttctgTAAATATGGCTGTGCTGCGCCCCTGGTTATATGTGTGTATTTTGGGAAAAAGATAGACAATAtgatataagaaaaacaaaaagaatattaCGTGGTAGtctatataaatgaaaaaaatggttatttttCTGTAAATATGGCTGTGCTGCGCCCCTGGTTATATGTGTGTATTTTGGATTTCTATTTAGAATGTTGTATGCCTTTTCTGGTTACACACTTGGAGCCTATGTTGCTTATGGATAATAAAACATTTAGCATGTTATATCAATAAGTTTGAGTGAACTGTCATAATAGCTTTTGatgcattattattaaaatttaatggcTCATTATTGGcgattttgttaattaattgattaatctAGGTATGTTGATCTAAAAGCATGCATCTCTGAATTGCCTGAGAACGGATATGGAGCAAATGTCAGTGAATGGCCAGCTCGTTTGCAAGCCCCTCCTGACAGGCTTCAAAGCATACAGCTAGATGTTTTCTCATCCAGAACTGAGCTATTCAAGGCAGAATCTAGATATTGGAAGGAAATAATAGCAAATTATGTTCGTGCTTTACACTGGAAAAAGATCAGACTAAGAAATATTATGGACATGCGAGCAGGTTTTGGAGGGTATTGTTTGtcttatttactttcttgttatAGATTTGCATTTGTGACTTTTCAGTATGAGAATCTTCAATATATCTGTGTTTTTCAGATTTGCAGCAGCATTGATTGAGCAGAATTTTGAAAACTGGGTTATGAATGTTGTTCCTGTTAGTGGTCCAAACACTCTTCCAGTTATATATGACCGTGGATTGATTGGAGTTATGCATGACTGGTATTTCACTAAGCTAATTTAAGATAATATCAGTTACAGGTGTTCTCAATTTTGTGCTGTGGTTTATTAATTTCAAGTACCTAATAGTTCTCCTTTTGTCGAAATCCTCTAAGTTACTGTCAACTTGTCAAGACGTAGtaacattttcattattttaatgtaGGTGCGAGGCATTTGACACCTACCCAAGAACGTATGATTTATTGCATGCTGCCAACCTCCTTTCTGTTGAGAGGAAAAGGTAAAATTTTCTCCACTTGTGTATATCTTTATCTTgccaattattattatatttgtatcagtaaaaaagaaaaagagagtatTGCACCAGGGTTTGGGCATTTTCATCGCCGTCAAGCAAACTAGTCTGTCTTTTTATATCCAATCTATCATCCTTCTTATCCTTATATACTGCTTTAAATAAGCATATATTTATGTTACTAAATTTCGATGCTGTCATGAAACAAGCATACACACTTCATCTCAATATTCATGCATGGTGAAACATATCACATTTCATTGTTCATGTGCAGCATGCATTACTTGAACAGAGGAGGAAATATAAACAGAGTTTGTTGCAAAGAGGAACCAAGTCTACCACAATCAAAAAGCAATAATTAAGCCTATAACCTACGATTTGAtcataatttaagattttatacAAATCTGATTTTGAACAAATTCATTACAATATCAAATCAATACATTAATTAGGAAATACATGATACAAAATTTAAGGGCGAACTTTCAACTACTTTAATATTTCATTGATCATTCAGAGTATGCATCATGACTCTCTCAGTTCTTAAATGTTTGATGTCTGCTATCAAATGCATTTCTCTCTATCAGATGCAATCTCTCATCCATTATGCTTGAGATGGATCGGATACTAAGACCTGGTGGACATGTATACATCCGTGATTCTCTTGAAATTATGGATGAACTTCAAGAGATTGGCAAAGCAATAGGCTGGCATGTGATGTTGCGAGACACAGAGGAGGGGCCTCATACAAGTTCTATGGTATTGGTTGGTGAGAAGCACTTACTACGCTCCTGAAGCCAAATAGGATAAATTGCATGACTTTTCTTTGACCTTGAACTGAAAGTTATCAACAGAGCATGGGAAAAATTGGTATTGGAGAGGAGCTGGAAGATGCAAGTGCAAGTACTACTACGCATTTGAGAAGTCCAAGAAGATGCAGGTGCATGCACTTCCTTACAAACCTGAAGAGGTCGTGAGCGATTATTTATTGATACTACTGTTCTTGAGATCCCTGAAGCTGGATAGGTCAGGTGCATCatctaacttatttttaaaattcaatttatttgtatattccAAAGCTCTACGTagcttaaatatatatttttctattttcccATGATTATAAGCACATTTGGTGTTGGTCTTTATAACAATTTTCCGTCTGTTTGTACCTCTGATTTGTTGAAAGTCCCATTCGGAACCAAGCTAGTAGGGATACAAATCAaccataaacaaaaaattatagaattcGAAATCAACAATCTGTAACTATTATGACTTTATCCACTTTTGTCTCTacattttttgaattattttgttcCTTAATTAATACTagaaattttttgaattatttaatattgttttaattacatGTAATAAAAATACCACATGAACTACATTTAAAGTTGAATTTTAAAAGCAACTGCACACTGTTGTCTCCTATTTAATATGTATTCTCtccatcttttattttatttgtttaaaatatagaGGACAAGTCCCCTATTACTCAAGGATTCGTTTGTTGATTAGGATCCTATCACCATTATTACTCTTATCATTATTGTTCCTATTGTTGCCACCATCCCATTGTTACTTTCACGTCATTACTTTTACCACCATTGTGTTATCGCCAATCCTTTCATCACCATCGTTGTTACTAACCTCTTATGTACA
This sequence is a window from Vigna angularis cultivar LongXiaoDou No.4 chromosome 2, ASM1680809v1, whole genome shotgun sequence. Protein-coding genes within it:
- the LOC108329142 gene encoding probable methyltransferase PMT12 isoform X2, with amino-acid sequence MTGDFLRTLLSLKIAVFFFIAVTFFYFGKHWSDGYNQLVFFTTQRSDPDPNTSPVVTMSPNYAKSFNLSALIDQNITQPVPENAPPPPLPEVSIEQMGILNNNGTMTKEFEVGDFEPGMVDQWVNESQVEREGSASNSKLGRKKFGLCSREMREYIPCLDNEDAIRKLPSTEKGERFERHCPVQGQGLNCLVPAPTGYRTPIPWPRSRDEVWFNNVPHTRLVEDKGGQNWISRDKDKFKFPGGGTQFIHGANEYLDHISKIIPEITFGRHIRVVLDVGCGVASFGAYLLSRNVVTMSVAPKDVHENQIQFALERGVPAMAAAFATRRLLYPSQAFDMIHCSRCRVNWTRDDGILLLEVNRMLRAGGYFVWAAQPVYKHEEVLEEQWEEMLNLTTRLCWNFLKKDGYIAVWQKPAENSCYTNREAGSKPPLCDPTDDPDSLWYVDLKACISELPENGYGANVSEWPARLQAPPDRLQSIQLDVFSSRTELFKAESRYWKEIIANYVRALHWKKIRLRNIMDMRAGFGGFAAALIEQNFENWVMNVVPVSGPNTLPVIYDRGLIGVMHDWCEAFDTYPRTYDLLHAANLLSVERKRCNLSSIMLEMDRILRPGGHVYIRDSLEIMDELQEIGKAIGWHVMLRDTEEGPHTSSMVLVEHGKNWYWRGAGRCKCKYYYAFEKSKKMQVHALPYKPEEVVSDYLLILLFLRSLKLDRSGPCHGEDDFNCQGAK
- the LOC108329142 gene encoding probable methyltransferase PMT12 isoform X1, which translates into the protein MTGDFLRTLLSLKIAVFFFIAVTFFYFGKHWSDGYNQLVFFTTQRSDPDPNTSPVVTMSPNYAKSFNLSALIDQNITQPVPENAPPPPLPEVSIEQMGILNNNGTMTKEFEVGDFEPGMVDQWVNESQVEREGSASNSKLGRKKFGLCSREMREYIPCLDNEDAIRKLPSTEKGERFERHCPVQGQGLNCLVPAPTGYRTPIPWPRSRDEVWFNNVPHTRLVEDKGGQNWISRDKDKFKFPGGGTQFIHGANEYLDHISKIIPEITFGRHIRVVLDVGCGVASFGAYLLSRNVVTMSVAPKDVHENQIQFALERGVPAMAAAFATRRLLYPSQAFDMIHCSRCRVNWTRDDGILLLEVNRMLRAGGYFVWAAQPVYKHEEVLEEQWEEMLNLTTRLCWNFLKKDGYIAVWQKPAENSCYTNREAGSKPPLCDPTDDPDSLWYVDLKACISELPENGYGANVSEWPARLQAPPDRLQSIQLDVFSSRTELFKAESRYWKEIIANYVRALHWKKIRLRNIMDMRAGFGGFAAALIEQNFENWVMNVVPVSGPNTLPVIYDRGLIGVMHDWCEAFDTYPRTYDLLHAANLLSVERKRCNLSSIMLEMDRILRPGGHVYIRDSLEIMDELQEIGKAIGWHVMLRDTEEGPHTSSMVLVEHGKNWYWRGAGRCKCKYYYAFEKSKKMQVHALPYKPEEVVSDYLLILLFLRSLKLDRSGASSNLFLKFNLFVYSKALRSLNIYFSIFP
- the LOC108329142 gene encoding probable methyltransferase PMT11 isoform X3; protein product: MTGDFLRTLLSLKIAVFFFIAVTFFYFGKHWSDGYNQLVFFTTQRSDPDPNTSPVVTMSPNYAKSFNLSALIDQNITQPVPENAPPPPLPEVSIEQMGILNNNGTMTKEFEVGDFEPGMVDQWVNESQVEREGSASNSKLGRKKFGLCSREMREYIPCLDNEDAIRKLPSTEKGERFERHCPVQGQGLNCLVPAPTGYRTPIPWPRSRDEVWFNNVPHTRLVEDKGGQNWISRDKDKFKFPGGGTQFIHGANEYLDHISKIIPEITFGRHIRVVLDVGCGVASFGAYLLSRNVVTMSVAPKDVHENQIQFALERGVPAMAAAFATRRLLYPSQAFDMIHCSRCRVNWTRDDGILLLEVNRMLRAGGYFVWAAQPVYKHEEVLEEQWEEMLNLTTRLCWNFLKKDGYIAVWQKPAENSCYTNREAGSKPPLCDPTDDPDSLWYVDLKACISELPENGYGANVSEWPARLQAPPDRLQSIQLDVFSSRTELFKAESRYWKEIIANYVRALHWKKIRLRNIMDMRAGFGGFAAALIEQNFENWVMNVVPVSGPNTLPVIYDRGLIGVMHDWCEAFDTYPRTYDLLHAANLLSVERKRCNLSSIMLEMDRILRPGGHVYIRDSLEIMDELQEIGKAIGWHVMLRDTEEGPHTSSMVLVGEKHLLRS